GGGCGATGAGCAGATCAGACCTTATAtatagtgaaaaattgataTTAACAAAAGATGGAAAACCATTACAATTTACAGCCTATTCATCTAATTATCTTGTTATGACCGCCTTCTATTCCTTCGACAAACTCCATTATGTCAGATCCAAGAAGACCGTCTTCCTGGGCATCGCTAATAATCTCTTCCTTGTCGTTCCATAGGTCATAGAACCGAATAGTCTCGTCATTGGTTGCAACGCAGATAGAGGTGATATTCGGTGAGGGGACTGCGCTGAGAACGCGTAACGGGGTGGGCGAACGAACTTGCTTCAATGCGTTCAACTTGGGAAAGGAGTAGAGAGTTATCAAGACAGGATCATCCAGATCACCAAACCCGAATGTGGCCACAATTTGCTTGTATCTTGTCGACCATATCAAGGATGTGACTTGTCCACAAGCCTGTATTTGATCCAAAAGCGTACCAGTGGTGGTATGCCAGAATTTTATAGTCCTGTCCTTGCTGCCGCCGCCGGTCGCTAGTAAAGACTTGGACCAGGGACAAAACGCCACGGCCTTGACGGCAGCATTATGTGGCAGGATAAATTGAAGTTTTGGCTCTTGCAACGAAGAGATATCCCACAAAGTGCATGAATTGTCGTTGCCTCCGATCGCAAGCAGACTGTTGTCGTCATTCAGAGATAGCCCTTTAGTGTTATGACAGTTAGTATTCGGCCCAACTTTGGCGCCAGGGTATTCGACAAAAACGTACCGCAAACCTGTTGAGACTGTGCCTGGAACCTGGAAATGAATTGTAACTTAAAATTTTGGTATTCCTCGGCATAATCTAAAAGCTGTGTTGCCTGACCTCTGCGACTTTCAGATTCATTTTGACCGGCAAAGTTAGTATCTAGAAGTCGCAGTGTTTCCTTAACTGCAAGATAGCTAACATCTCCACACTCTTCTCCTACCAATAAATTGGTTCCCTTGCCTCTGTGAAGCCATTGCACGCAGCTAATCCCTCTGAGTGTCGTCGACTGATATTCGCAGAGAGGTTTCAGCGCTTCTCCTTCGAGCCGGCGTCGTTTCAAGCATACGTCTTGATCAAATAACAAAACTCGGCCCTGTTTAGTACCAACGACGAAGAGTGCGTTCTGAGGGCAGAATGATACGCATGTAACGATGTCATGCTTGCGATTCAGGTAGTCGTGACTTAGCACCGGCACTGCACCATGCTTGTCGGACCACATGTACACTGAGCATCCCAGGCCCACCATGATGTTGTCTGTGCTCTTCGACCAAGAGATCAAATTCGAGTAGAAGTCATTCCTCAGACAAGGAGCATCTAGAACGCGGTAGGGAATGTGTGATTTAAGCCGCTTGGCAGGCCGCTTGGCACCCTCGTCCGAGACAAATGACCGGCTTTGGCTCATCCCTGAGAACGCGGTGGTCGCTAGATGCGCCATAGCCTTGCTCGGCGGCAAAGCTGTAGTCAACGGATCCACTGTAAGATAGTGGTGGTGCTGGGCTACAGATCCGTGAACGCTCTGCAGCTTGGAAGAACCCCCGCTATGATCGTTACGACTCTTTGAAACGCAACCTGCAAACTGGAACACTCTCTGAGGAGACTGAAACCCCAATGAATCGGCGATGTACTCTCGATGACGTTTTTGCTCAAATGACAAGTTCGGAGTCTCCGTTCCGACCGTTGTAGTGGAAACGACTCCCGAGACAGAGGGCTCGGTGACCGACGTGGAATCGCCAATCCTTTCTCTGCCCGTGATCGCTTCGTAATGTCCAGTACTTCGCAAAtcgttgaagaaaccgGGGCTCGACAGCCTCTCAGGAGACGGAGATCGCTCCATCAGCTCCGGATCCCTAACATCAAACTTTTTAAGCGATGGAGACGCCCTGTACGCCTTTTTCGAGGCAACCTGTGGTATATACCGGTCCAACCCCTTGCCGCCGACAGCAGCACCCGCCGTCAGTCTTGTCCTTCTCGGGTAGCAACCAGACTTTCTCCGTTCATGAACTT
Above is a genomic segment from Torulaspora globosa chromosome 1, complete sequence containing:
- the AMA1 gene encoding Ama1p (ancestral locus Anc_5.104), encoding MYPSDRKRPSTAQDEVHERRKSGCYPRRTRLTAGAAVGGKGLDRYIPQVASKKAYRASPSLKKFDVRDPELMERSPSPERLSSPGFFNDLRSTGHYEAITGRERIGDSTSVTEPSVSGVVSTTTVGTETPNLSFEQKRHREYIADSLGFQSPQRVFQFAGCVSKSRNDHSGGSSKLQSVHGSVAQHHHYLTVDPLTTALPPSKAMAHLATTAFSGMSQSRSFVSDEGAKRPAKRLKSHIPYRVLDAPCLRNDFYSNLISWSKSTDNIMVGLGCSVYMWSDKHGAVPVLSHDYLNRKHDIVTCVSFCPQNALFVVGTKQGRVLLFDQDVCLKRRRLEGEALKPLCEYQSTTLRGISCVQWLHRGKGTNLLVGEECGDVSYLAVKETLRLLDTNFAGQNESESRRGQATQLLDYAEEYQNFKLQFISRFQAQSQQVCGTFLSNTLAPKLGRILTVITLKGYL